The region catctcTGTTTAGCAGGCTGACTGCTCAGCGGCTTCTTAAATTACCATTTCCAGTTTCCATTCAGCTGCAAGATCCAATGGGATCTGTCTGGTAGGAAAAGACTGCTGGAATCCTCAGCTGAAGCttatgttggaaaaaaaatcacatttatttttgtattctgcCTTTCTAGCAGCTTACTTAACAAACTTAAGTAGATTAAAACAGTtcttataaaataaattatagaccCTTTGGTAATAGGCACAGTGAAAGCTGACATTGTGAGATACTTCACATTGTGAGATActtccattaacggctattaatcaagttgacttagggaatggcctctgctactactgccatcagtagcatgggatcttcttagtgtttgggtacttgccaggttcttgtagcctggtttggatactgggcttgattgatccttggtctgacccagtatggcaatttcttatgttcaccttCAGCATGGAACATCTGTAGGCAATTGCCTAATAATAACCACTAGGCAAGCAGTATTAGAGTTGGGCAACTATTTCATACTGGTTCATCTAGATTTCCAGCATGCAGCATGCTCCCTCTAATATTTGAAAGGCTAGGATGTTAACTCAGTCTGGTGCGCATGCACACATTTGCGCGCGTATGTCATCCTGCACCCAggtacgcagccattttatatcatacacgtgcatatgcatgttataaaatagactggcagtgcacacacatgcaccaaaTTAAGTGGGCATGTGCATGAAAATCCcccttctactgcataaattagggaattttaaaaggagcgcgcattGACACCATTgccaattttaccagttcattccagTTTCGCTCAGTTAAGAGAGGTCTTCAGACCtacctggtttgatagccttcactccccccagttagtccTGACCCTTCAAAACCCCAAatatctgcctagttttcttgcTTTTTTAACTTGCATAtcaaccatagcagaagtaaagttatgcatctGGGGGAGCCTCGGTTCGCGCCAgtcagtatttacgtgcacatcgtaggttcatgccccacccctttttgaaaactttcgagatgcATGCACATCTCGACGACTTTTAAAATACGCTCAAAGCACACGAGCCCACCTTCTTTgtcatcccctaattaatgcacatgttgggcttttaaaattcagctcttAAGTGCACAAAATTTTCTTTAAAGCAGAGTTCAAATTGTGCGCTACAAGccaatataatataaataatttcagGATTTCGTGTATGTGCTACATTTTGCTGTGTTCATGGGGTTCACAACCTATGTGTGTGCACAtaacttagagggaacagtgataaggggtgaattttcaaaacatttacatgtgtaaaattagcatttaTGCGCTTAAGCAGCTTGTATTCGTGTACATGctgttttaaaaacatcaaaattacatgcatattttgtTTTCATGTACATTTCCACATGAATGAAAAGGAAGGTCTctggcattccagggcggggccaagagctACACACGCaagttattttataagagatttggCGCACATACTTTTGTCAACTTATTTGCgtgattttacacctgctaattgtcttgcacaattgatatcagacttgtctattTGCTGTCGGtttggtgggaggtctgagtgaactggggaaagttcaaagtgaagaactaggaggatcTTAATGTTCTGAAGAAGgagtgagtgaactggtggagatttTGGCATACTGttgatttcaattatgcatgcacattttaaagtaTACTGATTTCCACAtgtaaacagtgttttatgtgagcaagttgtgattttttttgtgcCTAAaaatatgggcctgattttcaaaagcatttacacacttacaaatggtttatatttatttattttttatacataCTGTCATTCTGTAAACAATCGTGATGGTTCACAAcaaaaatttaaaagagaaaacTACAAAATCATAATACAtgtgcaagttaaaaaataaataaatacactaggcagatctgcagggttttaaagggtcggggctaactggggggagtgaaggttaTCAAACCAGGTAGGGTTTGAGGAActttctcttaactgggtgaaatggggaCGAACTAGAAAACTGGCAATgggcgccccttttaaaatttcccgatGTAGGCAGTAGAAGTGGGACTTTCATGCACATGTAAATACTTGTTACTCgactaaatggcttttggaaattggtACGATAGTATGTTaacttacacgtgtaactcctttgaaaattacctccagtgtgtgtgtgtttttcaaataggggctgattttcaaaagtatttacacgtgtaaaactgggttttacaaatgtaaatgcattttaagcATTTaggtgggctttttaaaattgctacagtatatgtcattgaattgtccataggatttagtcgcgtaagtggcttttgaaaattgctacaatagtatgttacatttttgGCGCACATACTTTTGTACGTGTGCCAAAAATGAACCTGATAGGTAGGAAAAGTGCACACTTTCAATACATTACTAATATTCGTGTATAACCTTATAAAAGCACATACGTTTGGGGGTAGATGTACACATagtttataatctgtgcatacctCATccacgtaggttataaaatactgtcatAGATCTCTGCAcggccatatacatgtgtatattggGCTGTGCagagtttgaaagttaccctctgaGTGTATAAGAATTTGTTTTTTAAGCAATGCATGCGCAAATGGGAGTACTCTCCCTCAATTAACTTTGGCAGGCTTGGGCAATTAACTTGACTGATAGATCTTGAAAACAAATGGACTTTGTCTTAGACATTTCCTATCACTTAAGCCTCATCCAGTAACTCATCCTGTGTCCCCTCAGCATTGCAGGTTTCATGTTTCAGTACAGTCATCTTTTATTTGCAGAACAGATGTGCTAGTCCCCAGAATAAAAGcgatatatttattttcttgaattttcatgcaaaatcttagggggaaaatttaaaaactatGTTGGTAGGTGCATAGTCTGTAAGTACTTTTACCTGTGGACCTTGCATCAAACAGTTCTCAAACAGAAAGCACGAACATGCATTCCCTTTAGGAATAGAACCTATAGAGGTTtgcacctgccttctctgtggcTGCTTTTTCCCTTGAGAAACACACATATGGTTTTGAGAATGCAAAACTATGTGCTTTGTTGCTTAACCCCGCCTCTTCTGGGTAAAAGTAGGCACAATGATCCCTGCAAATGCTTTTAATGGCATACAGGACAGATAGGTTTCAGACATcctatttacctgcataaatggcttCTGAAACTTGCCCTTCCCATGCATGACACACTTGAGCACTGGGGTGTAGTagcttttcttgattttttttttttttttttttttacatcttacTCTAACTCCATAATAATCATCACATAAGCGcctaagattttttttgttttgttttgtttgttgcaAGTTGACATTTAGATCTAAAACAATTCATGCATTACACACAGACTCTTAGTCTCCTCATGCCTCTAAAAGCATCGCCTTTGAACCACAGTAGGTCCAAACTCTTTGTAATCACAGCATGTCACCCACATTTGCTTGAATGACGTCAAGGAAGTAATAATAGAGGCTCCAACCCAAGCAGAGAGCTTCCTGTCAGGAGTTGCCACTATCCTTACTGGAACCCCACATGGGGCCTGCAGCTgcagttccttcagaatcctctcGTGAAAcccagggaagagggaggagccccCTGCTAGTACCACATTTCCAAACAGAGTTTCATGAATATCAGTGTCACATGTCATAACACTATGGAAAATCATTTTGTGAGCCCCAGGTGTCTCAATCCCAAGGGTAGGTGGTGAAAACAGAACCTCTGGAGCTCTAAAGAGTTGATAACTAATTTGAATGACATTCCCATCAGGAAGTTTGAAGTTCTTGGCAACCTCTTCTGTTCTTTTCCTTAGTTCTTCACATGGATCCAGAGCTACGTAACATAACTGTTCCTTGATCTCATTCACAACATCTTTCTTGCTAATACACCCAAACGGATGGCCACTCTCCAGAAGAAGTTTTGCTAGATAATCGGTGATATCTTTGCCTGCGATATGTAGCTTGGAAACAGCATGGGGTAAATAGTAACCCTCAAATACAGGTACTGTTTGGGTAACACCATCTCCACAGTCTATAACCAATCCAGTAGTGTGTGCTGATTCGTACAGTGCTAAAGTAGCTTGGACAGACAAGTACATTGCTGGAACCTTCAGTGTTTCAAACATGACTTCAGCCATTTTTGCTCGGTTCGGTAATGGGTTCAAAGGGGGTTCACTCATTAGCAGTGGCCTTTCTTGTGGCTTGATCCTAAGCTCCTGCCTGTAGACATATCTCCAGATCTTTTCCATGTCATCCCAAGAAGAAATGATACCACGCTCTATGGGATATTTCAAATTTAAGATGTCTCTCATGGCTTGGGCTTCTTTTCCAACATAATAATCTTTTGGGCAGCCTcccattgttgcttttgctttggcTTGGCCAATAACTGGAACAATAACAGCTCTTGGTGTAGTTTCCCCAGAAATGCCAGCCTTGCATAAACCGGATCCATTATCAAACACAATAGCAGGAATATCTAAGAATCTTGTGTCAAACATTTCTACAGCAACAGGCAGACTCCTGGCAGAGATTTCTTATATATTGTCCTAAGCAAACTGACTAGTAGAAGAGTATAATATCAAAACGTTACAATGACAGTACATTATCAATCCTCTGATATTCCTTACAAGCTTTCATGCCATCAGCAGCCAGTGTCATAAACCAGTTGCTACTTATTTTTCCAAGGTCTTGCATACCTCAAAATACCTAACAATGCTTCTAGTTAAGCAATAATGGGCTTGGTCATTGCAGCTATGTCAGGTTAGGATGTGTGATTCACTGATTTAGTCTTCATCTGTTACTGTTTGAAATGCTTATAAGCCTGAAGCTTTTCAGTTTAATTATCTCTTGATGCTGACTTTCTGTGGCATGTAAAACTACTTTCTGTAGGAAGGTTTAAGGTAATGCAAAGTTGCATCTTCCAAATTCATTGCCTAATTCTTGgctctacccttttttttttttttttttgcttgattccTAGATCTCCTTTTCTGTACTATTATGACTGGGTTTtaaagggggcaatttttaaaactgtGGATTTTGGTGCAAAGTTAGTGGATACCTTTTACCTGCGGGCtgtgcaccagttctcaaagggagaGTAGATTGctttgggtgggagggggaggagccgcaGAAATATGCAGATACTTTTTCCTTCCAAAATCATGTTCCCACTTTTGAAACTACAAAGCTAGGCACATTTCATTCCCTGTTCTTAGGCCATCCCCGGGAAACACCTACTTGGAGTGGCTAAAAGCACATAAATGGTGGCAGACCTGCATATAGGATGGGAAGATTTCAGAGAGCCCATTTATCAGTGTAAGTAGCTCTTTACATGGATACATGGCTTTGGAAAATCGCCCTCAAAGTGCCCTATTCATATGATTTAACAGTGAGTGTTGAGGGtgccagaatgaatggcaaagtgAGTAATATTATGAGAAAAATGTGGTGGAAACACAAAACCAATATATTTAATAACATgaacccaaacaataaataatgaaataaacacAATCATGAGAAAAGTATAACACAAAAAGCAGAAAGGAGCTTTAAAAGCCCAGTATGGCCTTGGTCTAGTAAAATATACCTGCATCAGAAGTTAAAATTTGTGAACATTAAACATAAAATAGGAATAAATATAGTCAATATCAAAATATAAATAGACAAATTAATTTCTTTGATAGAGTACTTTAGAGTGTTCACATCTatgtactatttatttaaaaaaacagtagAAAGATAGCAAATCACTGGTGTGATGGTGGTCCAAAGAGGGCTTATAACAGTTCTACAGGAACAATCGCATCTGAAGCCTGCAGTTAATTCTGTGTTTCTTACTCAGAACTTAATAAACTGGGCACTGCCATTAACTGAAGCAAGTGACTTTGCTCTTGTACTTACCTGGGTTTATGCTGTAAAGAAAACTGAACCCTCTCAAATAGATGCCAACTTCCATTTTTTACAGATATTACCAGTAATAAAGCCATGTTTAAGTGTTATAAGCCCTCAAAGTTCTTGGATTACCAACACGCCAGGGATTTGCTGTTTTTCTGGAGGTGCATAGTCCACATATGTGAGCAGTTTAAAGGACACTTTCATAGAAATAAaactaatttatatttttatgttgatTATTGTGTTtatagtattttttaaattctatttaaTAAAGTTCATATGTTTTAACACCTGCTGAAATACAGCCAAGTTGAACTTCTAGAGCTCTTTTctcttgttttaaaaatatttttctcatggtggggttttgtttttttttaatttttaatttatgataTTATTACATTAACAATCAAGATATACATGactgaacagaaaacaaaaagttaGCCTTCCTCCATATATCAGTATTATAACTAAACACAAATATATTCCATACAAATTAGTGACTAACATCATAGTTCTCAAGATGAGGGGATCCAATTCTCGTGAGAGCAAAATCATACTATAACATTACAGAAGAAATAGTAGTTGGACTTACTACTTAATTAAATAGAACAGTAACTTACTAAGGTATAGAGACATCAGGGGCAGTTGTTTCTATATTGGGAGTCACTCTGTCTGATATAAATTTTAACAATTGAGATGGAGTATAAAATGTGAAATTAACTTCCTGATAccttatattacatttacatgggaattttagcTTAAATTTTGCACCCATATTTAAAACCTGTGGTTTCattaacaaaaattgtttccttctttcctgtgttttcttcgctacatcaggaaaaatttgtactTTCAActgaagaaataattcttttatatttctaaaatacattttcaccACGAGATCCCTATCTGAATCCAACAGGAAAGAAACAATTAATGTTGCAGGTTGGGCCAAATTTGTATCCGACGTCTCAAGCAACTCTGAAATATTTAAGGGGGAAAGAACACGCAATTCCTGGCCTTCAACAGGTTTTTCTTTCCATGGTATCACATAATGAATTTTTGTTAATGGTGGCATTATCTGATCTGAAAATTTCAATATTTCTTGTGCATATTTCACCCACATATCTCTTGCTGAGACCAAAGgaacttttggaaaattaatCAGTCTCAGAGTTTTCCCCCGTGCTTGGTTCTCCATATTCTCAAGCCTTTTGTCTAGGAGTTGGTTTTCTTTAATCAAATTTGTATACAAATCTTGTAAATTCCCTATATTTTGTTGTACCGAATCCATTACACGTTGTTGTTTAACTTTTTCTTCTTGTAGAATTTTAACTTGCAAACTCAGATCTTCCACTTTAGTTACTACAGGATTTAActggagaaaaatattttcattcaaaACTACTAACGTTTCCCAAATTGTACTTAAAGTTATATCAGGAGGTCTCACCGATGGAATGAGATTTCTTCGTAATTTCAATTCTTTCTCCATATTATTATCCCCTGGTGTCATCTTTTCTCCTCGCGCTGTAATCCGCTCAGCTCCTCCGATATCCTCGGGCTCCACTGCGGCGTCTGCTGTTAGCTCTCCCCCCGTGCTTCCGGggctggtgacatcatcgggtTGCGTCGGAGTCGACTCCCGATGAGCCTCCCTGACCTCCGCGGGGTTCGCTGGCGGTGTTCTAATCACCGGGGACATTGAGATCTCTAAGTCCCGGAGCGGTTCTGCTGAAATCGGGCTCTCCTGAACCAACTCCTGCGGGCGTCCTCCCAGCATGGTAAGTCCAGGCACCACGTGGGCGTCCATCGGTCCGGTTTTGGGGGTTCCTGGAGGGTTCTCTACCGAGTCCCTCTCCTTAGCCCTTCTTTTCCGGGCCGAATGCGGCATTTTCAAGAGGAAAACAAAGTTTCAAAACCACAATCGAAGAACGACGCTTCTGTGGTGGTGCTacgtcgccatcttggatcccccccTCATGGTGGTTTTTAATTCATTATTTAATAAATATGATTTATACTGTTAGTTTGTTGTACCCCTTTCATATTGCACTACTTATGTTTTCTATTGCCACCTCTTTTCTCCAACAGTTTCTCCTCCTCCTTGGCTTTTTGCCTCTGCTTTATGCTAAAGTGGGTAAAATGCGATGTTAGACGTCCTATTGGAAAAGCAGGCAACCATGCTTCCAAGTCTATCTAGCAGGCTGCAAATATAGTAaaaactagaagtcctagtggaaatgtAGTCACTCGTGTATGTGGGTCTGTCAATCAGGCTGTACAGGAGACCTAAAATGCCAGATGTTCAGGCAACAGCAATGCTAGTATTGATGGCTATTTAGATTAAGCTGTAATGATAGATCTGATTAGCTGGTGGGTTTGGCTGGCAGGCTTAAAGCATAGTGATATAGACTTCCTACTAGAAACTTAGGCGATCACATAGCTGGGTCTCTTTGACAGACTATATATGTTCCTCATGTCAACCACATTGGTGCAGGAGGTTGATGGTGATGGGATGATGTTTGAAAAAGACCTAGGGACCTAAAAgtttggatatgtgggaaatggCCACACTGGTGTTAGTAGCTTTTTGGATTATTATGGTATCTTATGGTTCGACATGGGAGAGACCCTGATCGTGAATTAAATAAACGTTTTTATATGCTAATTTACCCAGAAGGGTAGTATACAAAGAGAAGAcaaaaactgtcttggataaggaataatattttataagcagGCATGCTGTGGGGTTGGCAGCTGAGATATATCCTTAAGTGTGTGAACAGGAGTCACTGGCACACGCGATAGAtcaattggtctttttttttctttaatgcagGTGGATAATACCTCCATCAGTTACACTTCACTTGACTCTGAAAgtgttctctgtttttttttcttaaattattcTATTTTAATTGTCTTTTCCTTCAAGCACTAGGTTTACAAGTGCATGAATCAAGAAATATCAGTTCTAAtattaccctccattgcctcaggttcaaaaaattagattgtaagccctctggggatagagaaatacctacagtacctgaatgttaacCGGTGTGATACCTCGATTGAGAtcaaaatgtctgtatataaaaaaataattaataaataaataagtgcaattTAACTAGTTTTAACAATGATCCTGTCTGTTTTGATTAGTTTATTCCTAGCCCCATATCCGAGTAAGTGGATTGAATGCTTACAGACTCTCTACTGAGTATAGTTTGCCATTTTTAAATGGACCTGCTTCCCTTCTCCAATATATGCCATTTGGAATCTGGAAGATGGCAGCATCTCTCCTTGATACAGGAAGAGAATTTCTGGAggaaatctatatgttagaatgCCTGGAAGTATCTATCTGACACACGGTAGCAAATcaaggatcatccccttccaaaaGAGGATGGAATAtcttttgtttggggggggggggaagtgggggaAGGCATCTTTCTATACCATTTGGATAGAATATCTGGGGTTCTATCACCCTAAGAAGCAGGGGCAGAAGATTGTTGAAGACCTATTTTACTGAACAGGAATGCAATGTCTGGGCACTTGCCTTTCAGAAATGTAGACAGTGTGAATGGACAGTATGTGGCTTTGACGATGGTGGGGagtggggaggtgaaagaggaattgcattcagacaacaatcaacacaggccctgacttttagaGTCTgtggtactgatatgcagactttAAGGGAAAAAGCTCAGGGCTCCTTCTGCGGCCAAtcccataagcaaagcacgtcaagcagaaCTCTGAATTTTCACAAAAagtcatcacccagtaaaaaattgttgctagcagtaaatgttTGTGGGTTATCATGAGGCTTGGGGATaaatgcacagagcggcagttgctacacTTAAgggaaacattggggtaacctgcatggcgtagCAGATACTGttgtaagaagcttgctgggggactggatggactatttatttagtccttttctgctgtcattactttaAGCTTGTTCTGCCCTGATTCGTGGTTCTTTAACCATGCTCCTGTTTCCCATAGCCTCCTTGGATGAATTTCACATAGTTCTGGTGCCCCATTGATTTTGTTTACACACATTTCATTGTGACTAATGTT is a window of Rhinatrema bivittatum chromosome 15, aRhiBiv1.1, whole genome shotgun sequence DNA encoding:
- the LOC115076666 gene encoding actin-related protein T2-like gives rise to the protein MFDTRFLDIPAIVFDNGSGLCKAGISGETTPRAVIVPVIGQAKAKATMGGCPKDYYVGKEAQAMRDILNLKYPIERGIISSWDDMEKIWRYVYRQELRIKPQERPLLMSEPPLNPLPNRAKMAEVMFETLKVPAMYLSVQATLALYESAHTTGLVIDCGDGVTQTVPVFEGYYLPHAVSKLHIAGKDITDYLAKLLLESGHPFGCISKKDVVNEIKEQLCYVALDPCEELRKRTEEVAKNFKLPDGNVIQISYQLFRAPEVLFSPPTLGIETPGAHKMIFHSVMTCDTDIHETLFGNVVLAGGSSLFPGFHERILKELQLQAPCGVPVRIVATPDRKLSAWVGASIITSLTSFKQMWVTCCDYKEFGPTVVQRRCF